The Kineothrix sp. MB12-C1 genome includes a window with the following:
- a CDS encoding glycerophosphodiester phosphodiesterase family protein — translation MVVIIVAIVIAFVILYLLAVMPRMVNRPDRSPFMGVLYAHRGLHDNEGDAPENSIKALENAVEAGYGVELDVQLSKDKIPVVFHDFTLKRVCGVEGKVSDYTYDQLQQFRLFHSKERIPSLEEFLKLVDGKVPLIVELKIEWTDASVCERVDELLRRYHGVYCIESFNPLGLIWYRKHRNDVMRGQLSDVFWREEGLKGSLYFALEHLLLNFVTKPDFIAYNHKYHRMLSRQICKKLYRSMAVAWTIKTQQQLDARRNDFDLFIFDSFIPENEE, via the coding sequence ATGGTAGTGATAATAGTAGCAATAGTAATTGCTTTCGTAATATTATATTTGTTGGCAGTGATGCCTCGCATGGTGAATCGGCCGGACCGATCCCCTTTTATGGGAGTCTTATATGCGCATAGAGGACTGCATGATAATGAAGGGGATGCACCGGAGAATTCGATCAAAGCGTTGGAAAACGCAGTAGAGGCTGGATATGGAGTAGAGCTGGATGTGCAGCTTAGTAAGGATAAGATCCCTGTTGTATTTCATGATTTTACCTTGAAAAGGGTATGCGGAGTGGAAGGCAAGGTATCCGATTACACCTATGATCAATTACAGCAGTTTCGGTTATTTCATTCCAAGGAGAGAATTCCCAGCCTGGAAGAGTTCCTTAAGTTGGTAGACGGCAAGGTCCCTCTCATTGTAGAATTGAAAATTGAGTGGACGGATGCATCGGTCTGTGAGAGGGTAGATGAGCTGTTAAGAAGATATCATGGTGTCTATTGTATCGAGTCTTTTAATCCCTTAGGTCTTATATGGTATCGGAAACACCGCAACGACGTGATGCGGGGACAGCTCTCCGATGTTTTCTGGAGAGAGGAAGGACTAAAAGGATCTCTTTATTTTGCACTGGAACATTTGCTGTTAAACTTTGTGACAAAACCTGACTTTATCGCATATAATCATAAATATCACCGTATGCTGTCCAGACAGATATGTAAGAAGCTGTACCGGAGTATGGCGGTAGCATGGACGATTAAGACACAGCAGCAATTGGATGCCAGAAGGAATGATTTCGACCTGTTCATCTTCGACAGCTTTATACCGGAAAATGAGGAATAA
- a CDS encoding DUF3298 and DUF4163 domain-containing protein, whose product MNDRNKAVLSVVILCALCLAGCGKKEDQKGEIITENQAVQVDFETYSKDYYAEDKTLLLTVKKTIPIVRIAENSEASAEVNRQVKDFDIQGMSVDEAVKWAQEDYLRRGKDNWYGYSMETTYSAQREDNVVISFVTDAYSYMGGAHGNMMEAALNFDTQTGKRLMLTDVTIDERKATEEIVADILAQTKQEKYKDMFFEGYESSVGDLLSEDTWYLGKDGFHVIGNEYIISPHVVGILDFVIPYETADFLKEEYRTITK is encoded by the coding sequence ATGAATGACAGAAATAAGGCAGTGCTAAGTGTAGTGATTTTGTGCGCGTTGTGTCTTGCAGGATGCGGGAAAAAGGAAGATCAAAAGGGGGAAATTATCACGGAAAATCAAGCGGTGCAGGTAGACTTTGAGACATACTCCAAGGATTATTATGCAGAGGATAAAACGCTTCTCCTTACCGTTAAGAAGACGATACCGATCGTTCGTATTGCTGAAAATAGTGAAGCATCGGCAGAAGTGAACAGGCAGGTGAAGGATTTCGATATACAGGGCATGTCCGTAGATGAGGCCGTGAAATGGGCTCAAGAGGATTATCTTAGAAGAGGGAAGGATAATTGGTACGGTTACTCGATGGAAACGACCTATTCCGCACAACGGGAAGATAATGTAGTAATCAGCTTCGTGACGGATGCGTATTCTTATATGGGCGGTGCTCATGGTAATATGATGGAGGCGGCCCTTAACTTCGATACTCAGACTGGAAAGCGCCTGATGCTGACGGATGTGACGATAGATGAAAGGAAGGCAACGGAGGAAATCGTTGCGGATATATTGGCACAGACAAAACAGGAAAAATATAAAGATATGTTTTTTGAAGGCTATGAAAGCAGCGTCGGAGATTTGCTGAGTGAGGATACATGGTATTTGGGGAAGGACGGTTTTCATGTGATAGGGAACGAGTATATCATCTCCCCACATGTGGTTGGGATTCTGGATTTTGTGATTCCATATGAGACGGCAGATTTTTTGAAGGAAGAATACAGAACTATTACAAAATAA
- a CDS encoding MFS transporter, translating to MKNGYKKTVNACFIAYIVQAIVNNFVPLLFLTFHDSYRIPLSQITMLITINFAVQLLVDMLALGFVDKIGYRASMVIAHICAAIGLISLTILPDLLADPFIGLLAAVTIYAIGGGILEVLVSPVMEACPTDNKEKAMSLLHSFYCWGHVGVVLFTTAFFGIFGISNWKVLAIIWAIIPIINTFIFAKVPIASLIEEGETGLTLKELFTKKIFWVLMLMMVCAGASEQAVSQWASTFAELGLGVSKAVGDLAGPMSFAIMMGISRVFYGKYGDKINLDRFMAYSILLCIVSYLCIVFVPVPALGLVGCALCGLSVGILWPGTFSKAAVAIKGGGTAMFALLALAGDLGCSGGPTVVGIISGYFGDNLKIGILAAIIFPILLLLGIAGTKKLRGTDVSPQEM from the coding sequence ATGAAAAATGGATATAAGAAAACAGTAAATGCCTGCTTTATCGCATATATTGTACAGGCGATTGTCAATAATTTTGTTCCGCTTTTATTTTTGACATTTCATGATAGCTATCGGATACCTTTATCACAAATCACTATGTTGATTACGATTAATTTTGCAGTTCAGCTTCTGGTAGATATGCTGGCCTTGGGATTTGTAGATAAAATAGGCTACCGGGCATCTATGGTGATTGCACATATCTGTGCGGCGATAGGATTGATTTCTCTGACGATACTTCCGGATCTATTAGCTGATCCTTTTATCGGGTTGCTCGCCGCGGTTACCATATATGCAATAGGAGGAGGTATTCTCGAGGTGCTGGTAAGCCCTGTGATGGAGGCCTGTCCCACGGATAATAAAGAAAAGGCGATGAGCCTTCTTCATTCTTTCTACTGTTGGGGACATGTAGGGGTCGTACTGTTTACCACCGCCTTTTTCGGAATATTCGGTATCTCCAATTGGAAGGTATTAGCGATAATTTGGGCGATAATTCCTATTATAAATACTTTCATATTTGCGAAGGTGCCCATCGCTTCTTTAATAGAAGAAGGAGAGACAGGGCTTACGCTTAAGGAACTGTTTACTAAGAAGATATTCTGGGTTCTCATGTTGATGATGGTATGTGCCGGTGCCAGTGAACAGGCAGTCAGCCAATGGGCATCTACCTTCGCGGAGTTAGGGCTTGGCGTGAGTAAGGCCGTAGGAGATTTGGCAGGTCCGATGTCCTTTGCTATTATGATGGGAATTTCGAGGGTATTTTATGGAAAATACGGAGATAAGATAAATCTGGATCGATTTATGGCATATAGTATTCTCTTATGTATCGTATCCTATTTGTGCATTGTCTTCGTACCGGTGCCGGCACTCGGCCTGGTAGGCTGTGCCCTTTGTGGTCTTTCGGTGGGAATCTTATGGCCGGGAACTTTCAGTAAGGCAGCGGTTGCGATAAAAGGCGGAGGAACCGCGATGTTCGCTCTTCTTGCATTGGCAGGAGATTTAGGCTGTTCCGGCGGCCCGACCGTAGTGGGTATTATTTCCGGCTATTTCGGCGATAATTTAAAGATAGGTATTTTAGCTGCAATTATCTTCCCGATTCTCCTTTTGCTCGGGATTGCGGGTACTAAGAAGCTAAGAGGAACCGATGTGAGCCCACAAGAGATGTAG
- a CDS encoding MFS transporter, whose amino-acid sequence MSMDKKYTIKYGAVQVFYWAAFCSLLGFVAVFLLDKGYTNSEIGIIIALSNVLAVFLQPLIASLADKYENVTIKTIIWIWTAVIFITALGLTLLKEASFLVSTCITLAIVGVMVLQPFINTISVQLEERGIFVNFGVCRACGSFSYAVISTVIGVLLRYYTVSLIPFSTVILAVGIFGSVSILLRQKKDLKEGEQWEKKGHDSVDKKRKEETKEAQDLVTFLRLHMKFFIFLVGVTFIFYYHVLSCNYLFQIIESVGGDSASMGVASAISAVVELPAMILFIKIVQKVGCRKLLRISGFFFVVKSILFFMATSVEMIYVAQLFQSGGYALFIPASVYYVGKLLNRADMVKGQSLVTTAITLGGVFASVVGGRMLDNYGASTTLLVGAIVAVIGVISMSLSVEEV is encoded by the coding sequence ATGTCAATGGATAAAAAATATACGATAAAATACGGAGCTGTCCAAGTGTTCTATTGGGCAGCTTTTTGCTCTTTACTTGGCTTTGTTGCCGTCTTTTTGTTGGACAAGGGATATACCAACTCGGAGATAGGGATTATTATTGCTCTTTCCAATGTACTGGCTGTTTTTTTGCAGCCGCTTATTGCGAGTCTGGCAGATAAATATGAGAATGTGACAATAAAGACAATTATCTGGATATGGACGGCTGTTATCTTCATTACTGCCCTGGGACTTACTCTGTTAAAAGAAGCCTCTTTTTTGGTAAGTACTTGTATTACTTTGGCTATTGTGGGCGTTATGGTACTTCAGCCCTTTATCAACACGATATCGGTACAGTTGGAAGAAAGGGGAATCTTCGTTAATTTTGGCGTATGCAGGGCATGCGGCTCTTTTTCCTATGCTGTAATATCCACTGTGATAGGTGTTTTATTAAGGTATTATACGGTATCTTTGATTCCCTTTTCCACGGTTATTCTCGCTGTAGGAATATTTGGCAGTGTAAGTATTTTGCTGAGGCAAAAGAAGGACTTAAAAGAAGGAGAACAGTGGGAGAAAAAAGGTCATGACTCTGTGGACAAGAAGAGAAAGGAAGAGACGAAAGAGGCGCAAGATTTAGTTACATTTCTCAGATTACATATGAAGTTTTTTATCTTTTTGGTAGGAGTTACTTTCATTTTCTATTATCATGTATTAAGCTGTAATTATCTGTTTCAGATTATCGAAAGCGTAGGCGGTGACAGTGCCAGCATGGGGGTGGCAAGTGCCATTTCTGCGGTGGTGGAGCTGCCGGCGATGATACTGTTCATTAAAATCGTGCAGAAAGTGGGATGCAGAAAATTGCTTCGCATTTCAGGTTTTTTCTTCGTAGTGAAAAGCATTCTCTTTTTTATGGCAACCTCGGTGGAAATGATTTATGTGGCTCAACTTTTCCAGTCAGGCGGCTATGCACTGTTTATACCGGCTTCTGTCTATTATGTAGGAAAACTTCTCAATCGGGCGGATATGGTTAAAGGACAGTCGTTGGTTACGACGGCAATTACCTTAGGCGGCGTATTCGCCAGCGTAGTTGGTGGACGTATGTTGGATAACTATGGTGCAAGTACCACTCTACTCGTGGGAGCCATTGTGGCTGTGATCGGCGTAATTAGCATGAGCCTTTCTGTGGAAGAGGTCTGA
- a CDS encoding GGDEF domain-containing protein, with product MGYHVVSFEERIKENIRSYAIKNLYSIKDLEKYLGAIVDEYGVELLLTDRHGERAITLGNFDGFVPDVVNQPGEKLRICNRTVGHLYVKYDKVLEERKENAQKFVDLSLSLLARLGNEVYMHRESISYMEELELKLNKEHYQNKYGEKEDILTGVYSKNYMEIRMNVLDRAEMVPVAVLNININDWKFVYDKFGVDESDSLIQLVASIVMNEAKSEYIIGRIDGDVFLVLIPMAEENEAEDYAERIQKACLAYNENTVLAPSVAIGIVYKTNVEEPLKDKISDAEYEMFNNKLEIKSAPGYKERLERGLQK from the coding sequence ATGGGTTATCATGTGGTTTCTTTTGAAGAGAGAATCAAAGAAAATATCAGAAGTTATGCTATTAAGAATCTGTATTCCATAAAAGATCTGGAGAAATATCTTGGAGCGATTGTGGATGAGTATGGTGTGGAACTGCTTTTGACCGATCGCCATGGAGAAAGAGCAATTACCCTTGGTAACTTTGATGGTTTTGTGCCGGATGTGGTGAATCAGCCGGGAGAGAAGTTAAGAATCTGTAATCGTACGGTAGGACATTTGTATGTGAAATACGATAAGGTTTTGGAGGAAAGAAAAGAGAACGCCCAAAAGTTCGTAGATTTATCTCTTTCCTTACTTGCCCGCCTTGGCAATGAAGTCTACATGCATAGGGAATCCATCTCTTATATGGAAGAGCTGGAGCTGAAACTGAACAAGGAACATTACCAAAATAAATATGGTGAAAAGGAAGATATTCTCACAGGAGTATATAGTAAGAACTATATGGAGATCCGGATGAATGTGTTGGATCGTGCAGAGATGGTCCCGGTTGCCGTTTTGAATATCAATATTAACGATTGGAAGTTCGTCTATGATAAGTTCGGTGTGGATGAAAGCGATAGCCTTATACAGCTTGTTGCTTCCATTGTAATGAACGAAGCGAAGTCGGAATACATAATAGGCAGAATTGATGGGGATGTTTTCCTTGTACTTATTCCGATGGCAGAGGAGAATGAGGCAGAGGATTATGCCGAGAGAATACAAAAGGCTTGCCTTGCCTATAATGAGAATACTGTGTTAGCACCATCGGTTGCTATAGGAATTGTTTATAAAACGAATGTGGAGGAACCGCTTAAGGATAAAATATCGGATGCAGAATATGAAATGTTCAATAATAAGCTGGAAATTAAAAGCGCGCCCGGATACAAGGAACGCCTTGAACGCGGTCTGCAGAAGTAA
- a CDS encoding co-chaperone GroES, translating into MKLVPLGDRVVLKQLVAEETTKSGIVLPGQNKEKPQQAEVIAVGPGGMVDGKEVKMEVKVGDNVIYSKYAGTDVKVDEEEFIIVKQSDILAVIQ; encoded by the coding sequence ATGAAGTTAGTACCATTAGGTGACAGAGTAGTATTAAAGCAACTGGTAGCAGAAGAAACGACCAAGTCAGGAATTGTACTTCCCGGACAGAATAAGGAAAAACCGCAGCAGGCGGAAGTTATCGCAGTAGGTCCCGGTGGAATGGTGGACGGCAAAGAAGTGAAAATGGAAGTAAAAGTAGGAGATAATGTTATTTATTCTAAATATGCCGGTACAGATGTTAAAGTTGATGAAGAAGAGTTCATCATCGTGAAACAAAGCGATATCTTAGCAGTAATTCAGTAA
- the groL gene encoding chaperonin GroEL (60 kDa chaperone family; promotes refolding of misfolded polypeptides especially under stressful conditions; forms two stacked rings of heptamers to form a barrel-shaped 14mer; ends can be capped by GroES; misfolded proteins enter the barrel where they are refolded when GroES binds) → MAKELKNGAEARAALEAGVNQLADTVRVTLGPKGRNVVLDKSFGAPLITNDGVTIAKEIELEDAFENMGAQLVKEVATKTNDVAGDGTTTATVLAQAMINEGIKNLAAGANPIILRKGMKKATECAVEAIEKMSSKVNGKEQFARVAAVSSGDDEVGQMVADAMEKVSGDGVITIEESKTMQTELDLVEGMQFDRGYISAYMATDMDKMEAVLDNPYILITDKKLSSIQEILPLLEQIVQSGAKLLIVAEDVEGEALTTLIVNKLRGTFNVVAVKAPGYGDRRKAMLEDIAILTGGQVISEELGLDLKEATMEQLGRAKSVKVQKENTVIVDGEGDKEAIQARIAQIKKQIEETTSDFDKEKLQERLAKLAGGVAVIRVGAATETEMKEAKLRMEDALNATRAAAEEGIIAGGGSAYIHASKEVAKLAEVLEGDEKTGAKIVLKALESPLYHIAANAGLEGSVIINNVKEAEVGIGFDALKEEYVDMVAEGILDPAKVTRSALQNATSVASTLLTTESVVANIKEDAPAMPAGGMGGMM, encoded by the coding sequence ATGGCAAAGGAATTAAAAAATGGCGCAGAAGCCCGCGCAGCATTAGAGGCAGGCGTTAATCAGTTAGCGGATACGGTAAGAGTAACTTTGGGACCTAAGGGAAGAAACGTAGTGCTGGATAAATCTTTCGGCGCACCCCTTATTACCAATGATGGTGTTACGATTGCAAAAGAAATCGAACTCGAAGATGCCTTTGAAAATATGGGAGCACAGCTTGTAAAAGAAGTGGCGACGAAGACAAATGACGTGGCTGGTGATGGTACAACAACCGCTACCGTACTCGCACAGGCGATGATTAACGAAGGAATTAAGAATCTTGCAGCAGGAGCTAACCCGATCATCTTAAGAAAAGGTATGAAGAAGGCTACGGAATGTGCAGTGGAAGCGATCGAGAAGATGAGCTCTAAGGTAAATGGAAAAGAACAGTTTGCCAGAGTAGCAGCAGTTTCTTCCGGCGATGATGAAGTAGGCCAGATGGTAGCCGACGCTATGGAGAAGGTATCCGGCGATGGCGTTATCACAATTGAAGAATCTAAGACAATGCAGACAGAACTTGACCTCGTAGAAGGTATGCAGTTCGATAGAGGATATATTTCCGCATACATGGCAACAGATATGGATAAGATGGAAGCAGTTCTTGATAATCCTTATATCCTGATTACAGATAAAAAGCTTTCCAGCATTCAGGAGATCTTGCCTCTTTTAGAGCAGATCGTACAGTCCGGTGCGAAGTTACTTATCGTAGCTGAAGACGTAGAGGGAGAGGCTCTCACTACATTAATCGTAAATAAACTTCGTGGAACATTCAACGTAGTTGCAGTAAAGGCTCCGGGCTATGGCGACAGAAGAAAAGCTATGCTCGAAGATATCGCAATTCTCACAGGTGGTCAGGTTATTAGTGAAGAACTCGGCCTTGATCTGAAAGAAGCTACGATGGAACAGCTCGGCCGTGCGAAATCCGTGAAAGTACAGAAGGAAAACACGGTAATCGTTGACGGAGAAGGCGATAAAGAAGCGATTCAGGCAAGAATTGCACAGATTAAGAAACAAATTGAAGAGACTACTTCAGATTTCGATAAAGAAAAACTCCAGGAGCGTCTTGCAAAATTGGCAGGAGGAGTTGCAGTTATTCGTGTAGGTGCTGCTACAGAGACCGAGATGAAAGAAGCGAAGCTTCGTATGGAAGATGCTTTGAATGCAACAAGAGCAGCAGCGGAAGAAGGAATTATCGCAGGTGGTGGTTCCGCGTATATCCATGCGTCCAAGGAAGTTGCGAAATTAGCAGAGGTATTGGAAGGCGATGAGAAGACAGGAGCGAAGATTGTTCTGAAGGCATTAGAATCTCCGCTGTATCATATCGCGGCTAATGCAGGTCTTGAAGGTTCTGTAATTATCAATAATGTAAAAGAAGCTGAGGTAGGCATAGGATTCGATGCATTAAAAGAAGAATATGTAGACATGGTTGCAGAAGGTATTCTTGATCCCGCCAAGGTAACAAGAAGTGCTCTTCAGAATGCAACGAGTGTAGCTTCTACACTTCTTACAACGGAATCCGTTGTAGCGAACATCAAAGAAGATGCCCCGGCAATGCCTGCCGGAGGAATGGGCGGAATGATGTAA
- a CDS encoding VOC family protein, with the protein MKFTFAHNNFNVVDLEKSVSFYKEALGLKEIRRHKASDGSFELAFLGDERTNHQLELTWLRDWEKDSYNLGDNEFHLAFVVDDMEAAYNKHKEMGCICFENKEMGIYFINDPDNYWIEIVPNK; encoded by the coding sequence ATGAAATTTACATTTGCGCATAATAATTTTAATGTAGTTGATTTAGAGAAGTCTGTGAGCTTTTATAAGGAAGCGCTGGGGCTTAAAGAGATTAGAAGACATAAGGCTTCGGACGGCAGCTTTGAGCTCGCTTTTTTAGGTGATGAAAGGACAAATCATCAATTAGAGTTGACATGGCTACGCGATTGGGAAAAGGATTCCTACAATTTAGGCGATAATGAATTTCATCTTGCCTTTGTGGTAGATGATATGGAAGCTGCTTATAATAAACATAAGGAAATGGGATGTATTTGTTTTGAAAATAAAGAGATGGGTATTTATTTCATCAATGACCCTGATAATTACTGGATAGAGATTGTGCCTAATAAGTAG
- a CDS encoding adenine phosphoribosyltransferase, with protein MKKLEEYVRSIPDFPEEGIIFRDVTSVLQDADGLQLAVDTMQELVKDLEFDVVAGPESRGFIFGTPIAYNLKKPFVLIRKKGKLPCETVAIDYDLEYGKATIEMHKDSIKPGQKVLIVDDLVATGGTTQAMIRLIETLGGEVVGIVVLIELAGLKGRDKLEDYRLESAICYEGK; from the coding sequence ATGAAGAAATTGGAAGAATATGTAAGGAGTATTCCGGATTTTCCAGAGGAAGGTATTATTTTTAGAGATGTGACGAGTGTGTTGCAGGATGCGGATGGTTTACAGCTCGCGGTGGATACCATGCAGGAGTTGGTGAAGGATTTGGAATTCGATGTAGTGGCAGGCCCTGAGTCAAGAGGATTTATTTTCGGGACACCTATTGCATATAATTTGAAGAAGCCTTTTGTGCTCATTCGTAAAAAGGGAAAGCTTCCCTGTGAAACGGTAGCCATCGATTATGATCTGGAGTATGGTAAGGCGACGATTGAAATGCATAAGGATTCCATCAAGCCGGGGCAAAAGGTACTAATTGTAGATGATTTAGTCGCGACAGGCGGAACGACGCAAGCTATGATACGCCTTATAGAAACTCTTGGCGGAGAGGTGGTAGGTATTGTTGTATTGATCGAGTTGGCAGGTTTGAAGGGACGCGATAAATTAGAGGACTATAGACTGGAATCAGCGATTTGTTATGAGGGGAAATAG
- a CDS encoding RelA/SpoT family protein, which yields MTEEKKEKKTEMKEVVFDDGKIEDIQEFQSPEQLFQDLISRVRKYHPSDDISLIEKAYKIAYEAHKDQVRKSGEPYIIHPLYVAIVLADLELDKETIAAGLMHDVVEDTIMTEEEIEKEFGSDVALLVDGVTKLQQLQLSGDNEGKTSDKLELQAENLRKMFLAMAKDIRVILIKLADRLHNMRTLKHMPPEKQQRIARETLDIYAPIAQRLGISKIKVELDDLSLKYLEPEIYYDLVNKIAIRRSEREDYIQGIVNELSTHIENADIKAQIDGRIKHFFSIYKKMVNQDKSIDQIYDLFAVRIIVDSVKDCYAALGVIHEMYKPIPGRFKDYIAMPKPNMYRSLHTTLIGTNGQPFEIQIRTYEMHKAAEYGIAAHWKYKEASDGKKAQEQEEEKLVWLRQILEWQRDMSDNKEFLNLLKSDLDLFSDSVYCFTPTGDVKNLPAGSTPIDFAYSIHSAVGNKMIGARVNGRLVTIDYEIKNGDRIEIMTSQNSKGPSRDWLSVVKSTQAKSKINQWFKNELKEDNIIKGKELLAAYCKAKAINTLDIMKPEYMNAIMQKYGFKDWDSVHAAVGHGGLKEGQIINKMQELYDKAHKKEMTDEEVLASVAEGASHRKVVAKSKGGITVKGIHDVAVRFSKCCSPVPGDEIVGFVTRGRGVSIHRTDCINVINMPEMERIRLIDAEWQQSSEEMASEKYIAEIMIYANNRSGLLADISRSLTEKNVDILSMNTRTSKQGLVTMSMSFEIRSREELNRIIDKIRSVESIIDIERTTG from the coding sequence ATGACAGAAGAAAAGAAAGAGAAAAAAACAGAAATGAAAGAAGTGGTCTTCGATGACGGAAAAATTGAAGACATTCAGGAATTCCAGAGTCCGGAACAATTGTTTCAGGACCTTATTTCCCGTGTGCGGAAATATCACCCGTCAGATGATATCTCATTGATTGAAAAAGCGTATAAGATAGCCTATGAAGCTCACAAGGATCAAGTGAGAAAGTCGGGAGAGCCGTATATCATTCATCCTTTATATGTAGCGATTGTTCTGGCGGATTTAGAGTTGGATAAAGAGACTATCGCTGCGGGACTAATGCACGATGTGGTAGAAGATACCATTATGACGGAAGAAGAAATTGAGAAAGAATTCGGTTCGGATGTGGCGTTGCTGGTGGATGGCGTTACGAAGCTCCAACAGTTGCAGCTTTCCGGCGATAACGAAGGAAAGACTTCCGATAAGCTGGAATTGCAGGCGGAGAATCTTCGTAAAATGTTTCTTGCCATGGCCAAGGACATTCGGGTCATCTTAATTAAGCTTGCGGACAGATTGCATAATATGCGTACGTTAAAGCATATGCCTCCCGAGAAGCAGCAAAGGATTGCGAGGGAGACCTTGGATATTTATGCGCCTATTGCGCAGCGGCTCGGTATTTCTAAGATTAAAGTAGAGCTCGATGACCTATCATTAAAATATTTGGAGCCGGAGATTTATTATGATCTGGTGAATAAAATTGCGATTCGCAGAAGTGAGCGTGAAGATTATATTCAGGGAATTGTAAATGAATTGAGCACACATATTGAGAATGCGGATATTAAAGCGCAGATCGATGGCCGTATTAAGCACTTTTTCAGTATCTATAAGAAGATGGTGAATCAGGATAAGAGTATCGATCAGATTTATGACTTGTTCGCTGTTCGAATTATTGTGGACTCGGTTAAGGATTGCTATGCGGCACTCGGTGTGATACACGAGATGTATAAGCCAATTCCGGGTCGTTTTAAGGATTATATCGCTATGCCAAAGCCCAATATGTATCGTTCGCTTCATACGACGCTTATCGGTACGAATGGGCAGCCCTTTGAAATTCAAATCCGAACCTATGAGATGCATAAGGCGGCGGAATATGGTATTGCGGCCCATTGGAAATATAAAGAAGCCTCTGACGGAAAGAAAGCGCAGGAGCAGGAGGAAGAAAAACTCGTCTGGCTGCGTCAGATTCTGGAATGGCAGAGGGATATGTCCGATAATAAGGAATTCCTGAATCTGTTGAAGAGCGATCTGGATCTGTTCTCAGACAGCGTATACTGTTTTACTCCTACGGGGGATGTGAAGAATCTTCCGGCCGGTTCTACACCGATTGATTTCGCCTACAGTATCCATAGTGCAGTAGGTAACAAGATGATCGGTGCCAGGGTAAATGGCAGACTGGTAACTATCGATTATGAGATTAAAAACGGTGACCGTATTGAGATTATGACTTCTCAAAACTCCAAGGGTCCCAGCCGTGATTGGCTGAGCGTGGTGAAAAGTACCCAGGCTAAGAGTAAAATTAATCAGTGGTTTAAGAATGAGTTAAAAGAAGATAATATTATTAAAGGCAAGGAACTTCTTGCAGCTTATTGCAAAGCAAAAGCAATCAATACTCTCGATATTATGAAGCCGGAGTATATGAATGCGATTATGCAAAAATACGGCTTTAAGGATTGGGATTCTGTTCATGCGGCAGTGGGGCATGGCGGCTTAAAAGAAGGCCAGATCATCAACAAGATGCAGGAATTGTATGATAAGGCTCATAAAAAGGAGATGACGGATGAGGAGGTTCTCGCCTCTGTAGCCGAAGGAGCCAGCCACAGAAAGGTAGTCGCCAAGTCAAAGGGCGGTATTACGGTGAAGGGGATTCACGATGTAGCGGTACGTTTCTCCAAATGTTGCAGTCCGGTTCCGGGAGATGAGATCGTCGGCTTCGTAACGAGGGGAAGAGGAGTATCTATCCATCGGACAGATTGTATCAATGTAATAAATATGCCGGAAATGGAACGGATAAGGCTTATCGATGCAGAATGGCAGCAGTCGTCGGAGGAAATGGCGAGTGAGAAATATATTGCCGAAATCATGATATATGCCAATAACCGCAGTGGTCTTCTGGCAGATATATCGCGTAGTCTGACGGAGAAAAATGTGGATATTTTATCGATGAATACGAGAACGAGTAAACAGGGACTGGTAACGATGTCCATGTCATTCGAAATTAGAAGCCGGGAAGAATTAAATAGAATTATTGATAAGATTCGTTCGGTGGAAAGTATTATCGATATTGAGAGAACGACGGGATAA